One genomic segment of Odocoileus virginianus isolate 20LAN1187 ecotype Illinois unplaced genomic scaffold, Ovbor_1.2 Unplaced_Scaffold_4, whole genome shotgun sequence includes these proteins:
- the YY2 gene encoding transcription factor YY2, whose amino-acid sequence MDCHESFYTIDDLELYPEIVGLQQVQVEPATEGIPHEETATEETVSVETMGMEATKEYEDVTGNWFHGGHHYPPLIALQPLFISSPTQGNHDQGMIMVQTQEEVVTSSEPESLQASDQIVIPGLDVDYFQETLASLSGSTSSSAYNHTRPPSGHGKKPDGKSGYPGGEAMAGSSSEAGQKKRGQKQMQVQTLEGQFSVTMWSATNKKDPETGQTENSVPDYSEYLMGKKLPPGGIPGIDLSDPKQLAEFTKMRPKKPKDDVPRTVACPNAGCFKMFRDNAALRKHMHTHGPRVHVCAECGKAFVEGSKLKRHQLVHTGEKPFQCTFEGCGKRFSLDFNLRTHLRIHTGDKPYVCPFDCCNKRFSQSTNLKSHILTHVKNKNNQ is encoded by the coding sequence ATGGACTGCCACGAGTCATTCTACACCATAGACGACCTGGAGTTGTATCCAGAGATTGTGGGGCTCCAGCAAGTGCAGGTGGAGCCCGCCACTGAGGGGATCCCTCATGAGGAGACCGCCACTGAGGAGACAGTCTCTGTGGAGACCATGGGGATGGAGGCGACCAAGGAATACGAGGATGTCACCGGCAATTGGTTCCACGGTGGCCACCACTATCCACCTCTGATTGCGCTGCAGCCTCTTTTTATAAGCAGCCCAACCCAAGGGAACCACGACCAAGGAATGATAATGGTGCAGACACAGGAGGAGGTGGTGACCAGCTCCGAGCCCGAAAGCCTTCAGGCCAGCGACCAGATTGTCATCCCAGGCCTCGACGTCGACTACTTCCAGGAGACCTTGGCTTCTCTGTCAGGCTCCACATCTTCCTCAGCCTACAACCACACCCGGCCACCCAGCGGCCATGGCAAGAAACCCGACGGTAAGAGCGGTTACCCGGGCGGTGAGGCGATGGCGGGAAGCAGCTCTGAGGCAGGCCAAAAGAAGCGGGGGCAGAAGCAGATGCAGGTCCAAACCCTAGAGGGTCAGTTTTCTGTCACTATGTGGTCCGCAACCAATAAGAAGGACCCTGAGACTGGACAGACTGAGAACTCAGTTCCTGATTATTCAGAGTACTTGATGGGTAAGAAGCTGCCCCCTGGAGGAATTCCTGGCATTGATCTCTCAGACCCCAAACAACTGGCCGAATTTACTAAAATGAGACCTAAAAAACCCAAAGATGATGTGCCGAGAACAGTAGCTTGCCCTAACGCAGGCTGCTTTAAGATGTTCAGAGATAACGCCGCTTTGAGAAAACATATGCACACCCATGGTCCCAGAGTTCACGTCTGTGCGGAATGTGGCAAAGCTTTTGTTGAGGGCTCCAAATTGAAGCGCCATCAACTGGTGCATACCGGAGAGAAGCCGTTTCAGTGCACCTTTGAAGGCTGCGGAAAACGCTTTTCCCTGGATTTCAACCTGCGCACACACCTGCGAATCCATACTGGAGATAAGCCCTACGTGTGCCCTTTCGATTGTTGTAATAAAAGGTTTTCTCAGTCAACTAACCTGAAATCTCATATCTTAACACATGTTAAGAATAAGAATAACCagtaa
- the LOC110130791 gene encoding 6-pyruvoyl tetrahydrobiopterin synthase, protein MNPAGSGPRRRARVSRLVSFSATHRLHSKSLSNEENLKLFGKCNNPNGHGHNYKVVVTVHGEIDPVTGMVMNLTDLKECMEEAIMKPLDHKNLDLDVPYFADIVSTTENVAVYIWENLQKFLPVGVLYKVKVYETDNNIVVYKGE, encoded by the coding sequence ATGAACCCAGCAGGGTCCGGCCCTCGCCGGCGGGCGCGAGTGTCCCGCCTCGTCTCCTTCAGCGCGACCCACCGCCTGCACAGCAAATCTCTTAGTAATGAAGAAAACTTGAAATTATTTGGGAAGTGCAACAACCCAAATGGCCATGGGCACAATTATAAAGTTGTGGTGACAGTACATGGAGAGATTGATCCTGTTACAGgaatggtcatgaatttgactGACCTCAAGGAGTGTATGGAGGAGGCGATTATGAAGCCCCTTGATCATAAGAATCTGGATCTAGATGTGCCGTATTTTGCAGACATTGTAAGCACAACAGAAAATGTAGCCGTATATATCTGGGAAAACCTCCAGAAATTTCTTCCTGTGGGAGTTCTTTATAAAGTAAAAGTATATGAAACTGACAATAATATTGTAGTCTATAAAGGAGAATAA